The following coding sequences lie in one Euhalothece natronophila Z-M001 genomic window:
- the tilS gene encoding tRNA lysidine(34) synthetase TilS, which produces MAVSGGQDSLSVLKLFSDLQPKWQWELAVAHCDHRWTEDEGMATHVQKVVETFGLPFFLLRAKEPIVETEAAARKWRYEVLTQCCLEQGYDYLVTGHTGSDRAETLLYNLIRGSGSDGLQALTWQRSLTPHLTLVRPLLNFFRSETQAICDQFKLPIWEDPANNNLAYARNRLRKQILPELKAHFNPQVELALAQTSEVLRSETEYLQQLASDLFQKASSEQASHSLLRQPLKNSPLALQRRVMRLFWHHNFTIAPTFNQIEELTALIHAPNGSRTSSFPNNCYAQVKANIIYLQSSR; this is translated from the coding sequence TTGGCAGTATCTGGGGGACAAGATTCTTTGTCTGTGTTAAAGTTATTCTCGGATTTACAACCTAAATGGCAATGGGAGTTAGCCGTTGCTCATTGCGATCATCGCTGGACTGAAGATGAGGGAATGGCTACCCATGTGCAAAAAGTTGTAGAAACCTTTGGTCTCCCATTTTTTTTACTGCGGGCTAAAGAGCCGATTGTCGAAACTGAAGCCGCAGCCAGAAAGTGGCGATATGAAGTTCTTACTCAATGTTGCCTAGAACAAGGGTATGACTATTTAGTAACGGGGCATACTGGCAGCGATCGCGCTGAAACACTGTTATATAATCTCATTCGAGGCAGTGGCAGTGATGGGTTACAAGCCCTGACTTGGCAAAGATCTCTTACGCCTCATTTAACCTTAGTTCGTCCCCTGCTAAACTTTTTTCGCTCAGAAACCCAAGCAATTTGCGATCAATTTAAGCTCCCAATTTGGGAAGATCCAGCTAACAATAATCTGGCTTACGCTAGAAATCGCCTGAGAAAGCAAATTTTGCCTGAACTTAAAGCCCATTTTAATCCACAGGTAGAACTTGCCCTTGCCCAAACTAGTGAAGTTTTGCGCTCTGAAACTGAGTATTTACAACAACTGGCTAGTGATCTTTTTCAAAAAGCCTCCTCTGAGCAAGCAAGTCACTCTCTCTTGCGTCAGCCCCTAAAAAATTCGCCTCTCGCTCTGCAAAGAAGAGTTATGCGCTTATTTTGGCATCACAATTTTACGATTGCTCCTACTTTTAACCAAATAGAAGAACTAACTGCTCTCATTCACGCTCCCAATGGCAGCCGTACCTCTTCTTTTCCTAACAATTGTTATGCCCAAGTAAAAGCAAATATTATCTACTTACAATCATCAAGATAA
- a CDS encoding response regulator transcription factor, translating into MTEQEPPKLLLVDDEPGLREAVEAYLEDEGFIVEVASNAQQGWELMQQETPMLVITDIMMPEVNGYQFLEQLRSDPRFKSLPVIFLTAKGMTADRIKGYETGCDAYLSKPFDPDELVAIVKNLLSRRETSHEGDSEDHSELSAISQQIAEIKTLLGQQGQSKTTPSPIKIDLTPREQSILNLVAEGLMNKEIARRLDTSVRNVEKYVSRLFSKTGTNSRTELVRFALQHGLTE; encoded by the coding sequence ATGACAGAGCAAGAACCACCAAAATTACTGTTAGTTGATGATGAACCGGGCTTGCGAGAAGCTGTAGAAGCCTATTTAGAAGACGAAGGATTTATTGTGGAAGTGGCAAGTAATGCCCAACAAGGATGGGAGTTAATGCAGCAGGAAACTCCAATGCTAGTAATTACAGATATTATGATGCCAGAGGTGAACGGCTATCAATTTTTAGAACAGTTACGAAGTGATCCTCGCTTTAAGAGCTTACCAGTTATTTTCTTAACAGCAAAAGGAATGACTGCTGATCGCATTAAGGGGTATGAAACAGGATGTGATGCTTATCTTTCTAAGCCGTTTGATCCTGATGAATTGGTTGCAATTGTTAAAAATTTACTTTCAAGACGAGAAACTTCTCATGAAGGCGATAGTGAAGATCATTCGGAGTTGAGTGCGATTTCCCAACAAATTGCAGAAATTAAAACCTTACTTGGACAACAAGGACAAAGTAAAACTACTCCCAGTCCCATAAAAATTGATTTAACCCCCCGTGAACAAAGCATTCTTAATCTTGTTGCCGAAGGTTTAATGAATAAGGAAATTGCTCGTCGCTTGGATACGAGTGTCAGAAATGTTGAAAAATATGTGAGTCGTCTTTTTAGCAAAACAGGAACAAACAGTCGCACAGAATTAGTCCGATTTGCCCTTCAACATGGTTTAACAGAATGA